The following are encoded together in the Streptomyces rapamycinicus NRRL 5491 genome:
- a CDS encoding SAV_2336 N-terminal domain-related protein, translating into MTGDAGRLGEDLRALLAVLADSGVPLAQEELLDALWLARRLPAGADDAPVRRALARQPALAEAGAPADEDADAVDTDGDYLLAPPTGPVLGRAGPGPAAPWLTASPPASLPSDLPSLPSGDRAMAGLHAVPGHAADADRTADGPPGALALRVPEGKALRAELRIGRALRPLKQHRPSLSRHELDVEATVTALAETGLPDVALRPARERWLDLALVIDDGMSMLLWQRLAAEIRVMMERLGAFRLVRTYGLHSRGPATPSELSGRPFDPSATALASRTLADPSGHTLVLVLSDGMGPAWRDGRKHEAVLRWARCGPTAILHALPRRMWDGSGIRAQRWQVTTRQSGAPNTEWTITDPVLPAGLAAFDGIPVPVIEPEPGSMTAWARLVAAPGGSALMSLLSRPEAARGDGAPRADGLGEVQRFRDAASPEAYRLAAHLAAVAPVSVPVMRLVQAAVPWQADTAHLAEVFLGGLLRPAQAGPHEEPLPPQHRAFDFTRTARDALLDAVPTAELMDTGRLIGHRLGQLAGRAPDFPAWLRHPGGPDGLPAGARAFAEVGPRLAARFGAPALPPPSPPRAPEPAAPAAPPASPKPVPVPVPVPVPERAPETEAELPWAQGATYACSSCEEPVEPYDRYCGSCGHDLAHGRLTWSGSYPQSIGPYQIYGNIGMGPELDYDLYLGRAPYELFHVAVRTLRRGAPEEALVGLRMEAEALRRMGGMFAPSLMDRGLHHDPPWTAQEIIRGSDGSLPVRLSALLNRTPSSAVPALDARTADLIGLRLAEGVSMCSSKDITLGSLTAHTVLVVDRTVKLVGWTTATIDGRYQPLAFAREANVLALGEILQALRGGRATAADALIAACLDPDPEARPTAEQVAQALARQMADPEGGTVSAPVPQAGSPSPLITAPAPEAPRPRPTRRSRLTSLFRRGERAAEAERQRESELIRTPLPAAHRIAVISRPVGAGRTTTTVALGSILASRRDDKVIAVDVTPGGDAFERHVPRESAATIRDLALSSPHLDGYVTIRRFTSQAPSGLEILAGSTSPQIDDEAYRRAIDVLGRGYSIILSDSDTSALDDTVHGVLDLADQLIVVTTPAVERIRRAGTTMARLAAQGHSELVRRAITVLNQPHETPEPPRSRVEELMAYYQTLCRGVVTVPHDPYLASGGAIDFSRLYPGTLDAYTRLAALVAEGFAPSPPGR; encoded by the coding sequence ATGACCGGGGACGCCGGCCGACTCGGTGAGGATCTGCGCGCGCTGCTCGCGGTCCTCGCGGACAGCGGCGTCCCGCTCGCGCAGGAGGAGCTGCTGGACGCGCTGTGGCTGGCCCGGCGGCTGCCCGCCGGGGCGGACGACGCGCCGGTGCGGCGTGCCCTGGCCCGGCAGCCCGCCCTGGCGGAGGCCGGGGCTCCGGCGGACGAGGACGCGGACGCCGTGGACACGGACGGGGACTACCTCCTCGCGCCGCCCACCGGGCCGGTGCTCGGCCGCGCCGGCCCCGGCCCGGCGGCCCCCTGGCTCACCGCGTCACCGCCCGCATCGCTGCCGTCGGACCTCCCGTCCCTCCCGTCGGGCGACCGCGCGATGGCCGGGCTGCACGCCGTCCCCGGCCACGCCGCCGACGCCGACCGCACTGCCGACGGCCCGCCCGGCGCGCTGGCGCTGCGCGTCCCGGAGGGCAAGGCGCTCCGTGCCGAGCTGCGGATCGGCCGGGCGCTGCGCCCGCTCAAACAGCACCGTCCGAGCCTCTCCAGGCACGAGCTGGACGTGGAGGCGACGGTGACGGCCCTCGCCGAGACCGGTCTGCCGGACGTCGCCCTGCGCCCGGCGCGCGAGCGCTGGCTGGATCTGGCGCTCGTCATCGACGACGGCATGTCGATGCTGCTGTGGCAGCGGCTGGCAGCGGAGATCCGCGTGATGATGGAGCGGCTCGGCGCCTTCCGGCTCGTCCGGACGTACGGACTGCACTCCCGCGGCCCCGCCACCCCGTCCGAGCTGAGCGGCCGCCCCTTCGACCCGTCGGCGACGGCTCTGGCGTCCCGGACGCTGGCCGACCCGTCCGGCCATACGCTCGTGCTCGTGCTGAGCGACGGCATGGGGCCCGCCTGGCGGGACGGCCGTAAGCACGAAGCGGTGCTGCGGTGGGCCCGTTGCGGCCCCACGGCCATCCTGCACGCCCTGCCGCGGCGGATGTGGGACGGCTCCGGCATCCGGGCGCAGCGGTGGCAGGTGACGACCCGGCAGAGCGGCGCGCCGAACACCGAATGGACGATCACCGACCCCGTGCTGCCGGCCGGTCTGGCCGCCTTCGACGGCATTCCGGTGCCGGTCATCGAGCCGGAGCCCGGCTCGATGACCGCCTGGGCCCGGCTCGTCGCCGCCCCGGGCGGCAGCGCGCTGATGTCCCTTCTGAGCCGCCCCGAGGCGGCGCGCGGGGACGGGGCGCCGCGCGCCGACGGCCTCGGAGAGGTCCAGCGCTTCCGCGACGCCGCCTCGCCGGAGGCCTACCGCCTCGCCGCGCATCTCGCCGCCGTCGCCCCCGTGTCCGTACCGGTCATGCGGCTGGTGCAGGCCGCGGTCCCCTGGCAGGCGGACACCGCCCACCTCGCCGAGGTCTTCCTGGGCGGGCTGCTGCGGCCCGCCCAGGCCGGACCGCACGAGGAACCGCTGCCGCCGCAGCACCGTGCGTTCGACTTCACCCGGACCGCGAGAGACGCCCTGCTGGACGCCGTTCCGACCGCGGAGCTCATGGACACCGGGCGGCTCATCGGGCACCGGCTGGGCCAACTGGCGGGCCGTGCGCCGGACTTCCCCGCCTGGCTCCGCCATCCCGGCGGCCCGGACGGCCTTCCCGCCGGGGCGCGGGCCTTCGCCGAGGTGGGGCCACGTCTGGCGGCGCGCTTCGGGGCCCCGGCGCTTCCGCCTCCGAGCCCGCCCAGGGCGCCCGAGCCCGCCGCGCCCGCCGCGCCTCCCGCGTCGCCGAAGCCGGTGCCGGTGCCGGTGCCCGTGCCCGTGCCGGAACGGGCACCGGAGACGGAGGCCGAGTTGCCCTGGGCCCAGGGGGCGACATACGCCTGTTCCTCCTGCGAGGAGCCGGTGGAGCCTTACGACCGCTACTGCGGGTCCTGTGGACACGACCTCGCGCACGGCCGTCTCACGTGGTCGGGCAGCTACCCGCAGTCGATCGGTCCGTACCAGATCTACGGCAACATCGGCATGGGCCCGGAACTGGACTACGACCTCTATCTCGGCCGTGCCCCTTATGAGTTGTTCCATGTCGCGGTACGCACCCTACGGCGCGGGGCCCCGGAGGAGGCCCTGGTCGGGCTGCGCATGGAAGCGGAGGCGCTGCGGCGGATGGGCGGGATGTTCGCCCCGTCACTCATGGACCGGGGCCTTCACCACGATCCGCCGTGGACGGCCCAGGAGATCATCCGCGGTTCCGACGGCTCGCTGCCGGTGCGTCTGTCCGCTCTGTTGAACCGGACGCCCAGCAGCGCCGTGCCCGCGCTGGACGCGCGCACCGCCGACCTCATCGGCCTGCGTCTCGCGGAGGGGGTGAGCATGTGCTCCAGCAAGGACATCACGCTCGGGAGCCTCACGGCACACACCGTGCTCGTCGTCGACCGGACGGTGAAGCTGGTCGGCTGGACCACGGCCACGATCGATGGCCGCTACCAGCCGCTGGCCTTCGCCAGGGAGGCGAACGTCCTCGCGTTGGGCGAGATCCTTCAGGCCCTGCGGGGCGGGCGTGCGACCGCCGCGGACGCGCTCATCGCGGCCTGCCTCGATCCCGATCCGGAAGCCCGTCCGACGGCGGAGCAGGTCGCGCAGGCCCTCGCCCGGCAGATGGCCGACCCCGAAGGCGGGACCGTGTCGGCGCCGGTGCCGCAAGCGGGCTCGCCCTCCCCGCTGATCACGGCACCGGCTCCCGAGGCCCCACGCCCCCGCCCCACCAGGCGCTCCCGGCTGACTTCCCTCTTCCGGCGCGGCGAACGGGCCGCCGAGGCCGAACGGCAACGCGAGTCCGAGCTGATCCGGACGCCCCTGCCGGCCGCCCACCGCATCGCGGTGATCAGCCGCCCGGTCGGGGCCGGCAGAACCACCACGACCGTCGCGCTGGGCTCGATCCTCGCGAGCCGGCGCGACGACAAGGTCATCGCGGTCGACGTGACTCCCGGTGGGGACGCCTTCGAGCGTCACGTACCGCGCGAGAGCGCGGCGACCATCCGCGACCTGGCCCTCAGCAGCCCGCATCTCGACGGCTACGTCACCATCCGGCGCTTCACCTCGCAGGCCCCCTCCGGGCTGGAGATCCTCGCCGGGAGCACCTCGCCCCAGATCGACGACGAGGCCTATCGCCGGGCCATCGACGTCCTCGGCAGGGGGTACTCGATCATCCTCTCCGACTCGGACACCAGCGCGCTCGATGACACCGTGCACGGCGTCCTCGACCTCGCCGACCAGCTGATCGTCGTCACGACGCCCGCCGTGGAACGCATCAGGCGTGCGGGCACGACCATGGCCCGGCTCGCCGCTCAAGGCCACTCCGAGCTCGTCCGGCGCGCCATCACGGTGCTGAATCAGCCCCACGAAACCCCCGAGCCGCCCAGGTCGCGGGTCGAGGAACTCATGGCGTACTACCAGACCCTCTGCCGCGGTGTGGTCACGGTCCCCCACGATCCGTATCTGGCCTCCGGCGGCGCGATCGACTTCAGCCGGCTGTACCCCGGAACGCTCGACGCCTACACCCGTCTGGCCGCGCTCGTCGCGGAGGGCTTCGCTCCGTCGCCGCCCGGCCGATGA
- the hemC gene encoding hydroxymethylbilane synthase, translating to MSSAPGSGSGSSELIRIVSRSSPMALAQVERVRTELAALRPGIRTEVVPVTTSGDRWMGDLSKLGGKGAFTKEVDAALLAGEADLAVHCIKDVPADRPLPAGTVFAAYLKRDDIRDAVIHPDGLTLDEMPAGTRIGTSSVRRVAQLAITHPQLECVPMRGNANRRLEKLAAGDCDALLLAVSGLERIGRTDRISEILPVDAMCPPIGAGVLGLQCREDDTETIEAVAGLGDADVWKEITAERMLLHVLQGHCNSPIAGYARAERDGRLSLRARVFSPDGKTVLDAHEWAGPLDPATLGTSVAVALLRQGAREVIDTIPH from the coding sequence ATGTCTTCCGCCCCCGGCTCCGGTTCCGGCTCCAGCGAACTGATCCGCATCGTCTCCCGTTCCTCCCCCATGGCCCTCGCCCAGGTCGAACGGGTCCGTACCGAGCTTGCCGCGCTGCGGCCGGGGATCCGTACGGAGGTCGTACCGGTCACCACCTCCGGCGACCGGTGGATGGGCGATCTGTCGAAGCTGGGCGGGAAGGGCGCGTTCACCAAGGAGGTGGACGCCGCGCTGCTGGCGGGTGAGGCGGATCTCGCGGTGCACTGCATCAAGGACGTGCCCGCCGACCGTCCGCTGCCCGCGGGCACGGTCTTCGCCGCGTACCTCAAGCGGGACGACATCCGCGACGCCGTGATCCACCCCGACGGGCTGACCCTCGACGAGATGCCCGCGGGGACCCGGATCGGCACTTCCTCGGTCCGCCGCGTCGCCCAGCTGGCGATCACCCACCCGCAGCTGGAGTGCGTGCCGATGCGCGGCAACGCCAACCGCCGGCTGGAGAAGCTGGCGGCGGGCGACTGCGACGCGCTGCTGCTGGCCGTCTCGGGTCTGGAGCGGATCGGCCGTACGGACCGGATCAGCGAGATCCTGCCGGTGGACGCCATGTGCCCGCCGATCGGGGCCGGGGTGCTGGGGCTCCAGTGCCGGGAGGACGACACCGAGACGATCGAGGCCGTGGCCGGGCTCGGCGACGCCGACGTCTGGAAGGAAATCACCGCGGAGCGCATGCTGCTGCATGTGCTCCAGGGCCACTGCAACTCCCCCATCGCGGGCTACGCCAGGGCCGAGCGCGACGGCCGCCTCTCGCTGCGCGCCCGGGTCTTCAGCCCCGACGGCAAGACGGTCCTGGACGCCCACGAATGGGCGGGCCCCCTGGACCCGGCCACCCTGGGAACGTCGGTCGCGGTGGCGCTGCTCCGGC